From Bordetella flabilis, the proteins below share one genomic window:
- a CDS encoding acyl-CoA dehydrogenase family protein — MTLRNESDAEAAFRLEVRTWLREHVPPSLRHATFRPSPEQAMQWYRTLSRRGWIAPHWPREYGGMGATPMEQLILMEEMAAAGTPDIPTQGLNHIGPLLIARGTPAQRERHLPAILAGETIWCQGYSEPGAGSDLARLSTRGEVRDGHLVINGHKIWTTWGHHADWMFALVRTSTEGKPRDGITFVLIPMSTFGIRRRPIRTIAGDDEFAEVFLDDVAVPLDNVVGDVDRGWDVATAVLSEERLRIGSPAQALRARERLRMMLRATPAEQLSASVREEAVLAEVEVQALCAAYLEAAEAGPGDTRGGGVESAYLKLLATDTMHLLLDLVRRAAGPAAALREPVRHGDDLLDATEMFLQARRLGIYGGSSEVQRGIIATRVLGLPAAGNKG; from the coding sequence ATGACCCTCAGAAACGAGTCCGATGCAGAGGCCGCCTTCCGTCTTGAGGTGCGAACCTGGTTGCGCGAGCATGTGCCGCCATCCTTGCGCCACGCGACGTTTCGTCCGTCCCCCGAACAGGCGATGCAATGGTACAGGACGCTGTCGCGGCGCGGCTGGATCGCGCCACATTGGCCACGCGAGTACGGCGGCATGGGCGCCACCCCGATGGAGCAGTTGATCCTGATGGAAGAGATGGCCGCGGCGGGAACGCCCGACATCCCCACCCAGGGTTTGAACCACATCGGGCCCTTGCTGATCGCGCGCGGCACGCCTGCCCAGCGTGAACGGCACCTTCCGGCGATCCTCGCCGGCGAGACGATCTGGTGCCAGGGCTATTCCGAACCCGGTGCGGGCTCGGACCTGGCCAGGCTCTCCACGCGGGGCGAGGTGCGCGACGGACACCTGGTCATCAACGGCCACAAGATATGGACGACGTGGGGGCATCATGCGGACTGGATGTTCGCGCTGGTGCGCACCTCCACTGAAGGCAAGCCGCGCGACGGGATCACCTTTGTCCTCATACCCATGAGCACGTTCGGCATCCGGCGCCGTCCCATACGCACCATCGCCGGCGATGACGAGTTCGCGGAGGTTTTCCTGGACGACGTTGCCGTGCCGCTGGACAACGTCGTCGGCGACGTGGACCGGGGCTGGGACGTGGCAACCGCGGTTCTCAGCGAAGAGCGCCTGCGGATCGGGTCGCCGGCACAGGCGCTGCGGGCCCGTGAACGCCTGCGCATGATGCTGCGCGCGACGCCGGCGGAACAGCTATCGGCCAGCGTGCGTGAAGAGGCGGTGTTGGCCGAGGTCGAGGTGCAGGCCTTGTGCGCAGCCTACCTGGAGGCGGCCGAGGCCGGGCCCGGCGACACGCGGGGAGGGGGGGTGGAAAGCGCCTACCTGAAGCTGCTGGCCACGGACACCATGCACCTGCTCCTGGACCTGGTGCGGCGTGCGGCGGGTCCGGCGGCGGCGTTGCGCGAGCCCGTGCGCCACGGCGACGACCTGCTGGATGCCACGGAGATGTTCCTGCAGGCGCGCCGGCTGGGGATCTACGGCGGCAGCAGCGAGGTGCAGCGCGGCATTATCGCGACGCGGGTCCTGGGTCTGCCGGCCGCGGGCAACAAGGGGTGA
- a CDS encoding class I adenylate-forming enzyme family protein: MRLEQFLAAHALRFPTKTAVKCGSRSLTYAELLATSRSLAAGMRRSGVGPGDRVVVYLPNCVEIAQVLYAAFWLGALAIPVNTRNTPRELAYFAQDSQARMLVFHASDAPGLDAVGDEFKGMRRVVVGGAAHDAEALATLMRPSDERLPDAPLHPDDAMILYTSGTTGQPKGAILTHANFVIGNAFVNAVEWGITAEDVFLVTTPLAHRTGLARLMNSMGLGATLVVMERFDAQQAVDTIERERVTAAGMVPTVARMLMPVLEEQASRCASLRHIIVTGEAFPIELKRRMIEKLPHARLHSFFAMTEVGSVTVLNHEEQFTHPASVGRVTPGVEVKLVDERGQQVSVDDVGEILVRAGEAGRFTTMRGYFGRPEATAETIVDGWVHTGDMGRFDSDGYLYIVDRKKDMVLSGGFNIYTKEVEQALAEHPGVADVAVVGVPDPIYGEAVAAFIELRPGATLSAEAVQAHARERIASYKKPKHVFFVETLPRSGVGKVLKRDLREIAVSRMVQAA, translated from the coding sequence ATGCGGCTCGAACAATTCCTGGCAGCGCATGCGCTGCGCTTTCCCACGAAGACGGCGGTGAAATGCGGCAGCCGGTCCCTGACTTACGCCGAACTGCTTGCCACCTCGCGGTCGCTGGCCGCGGGCATGCGGCGCTCGGGGGTAGGGCCGGGCGACCGCGTGGTGGTTTACCTGCCCAACTGTGTCGAGATCGCCCAGGTCCTGTACGCGGCCTTCTGGCTGGGGGCGCTGGCCATTCCGGTGAACACGCGCAACACGCCTCGCGAGCTGGCTTATTTCGCGCAGGACAGCCAGGCGCGGATGCTCGTCTTCCATGCCAGCGACGCGCCCGGCCTCGATGCCGTCGGCGACGAGTTCAAGGGCATGCGGCGCGTCGTCGTGGGCGGCGCGGCCCACGACGCGGAAGCCCTGGCCACGCTGATGCGGCCCTCCGACGAACGCCTGCCCGATGCACCGCTGCATCCGGACGACGCCATGATCCTATATACCTCGGGCACGACGGGCCAGCCCAAGGGCGCGATCCTCACGCATGCGAATTTCGTAATCGGCAACGCCTTCGTCAATGCGGTGGAATGGGGCATTACGGCAGAGGACGTGTTCCTCGTCACGACGCCGCTGGCGCACCGCACCGGCCTGGCGCGGTTGATGAACTCCATGGGCCTGGGCGCGACGCTCGTCGTGATGGAACGTTTCGATGCGCAGCAGGCCGTCGACACCATCGAACGCGAACGTGTCACGGCCGCGGGCATGGTGCCCACGGTCGCCCGCATGTTGATGCCGGTCCTGGAAGAGCAGGCATCGCGCTGCGCCAGCCTGCGCCACATCATTGTCACGGGCGAGGCGTTTCCGATCGAACTCAAGCGCCGGATGATCGAAAAGCTGCCCCACGCGCGGCTGCATTCCTTCTTCGCCATGACCGAGGTCGGATCGGTCACCGTCCTCAATCACGAGGAACAGTTCACCCATCCCGCGTCGGTGGGACGCGTGACGCCCGGCGTGGAGGTCAAGCTGGTCGACGAGCGCGGACAGCAGGTGTCCGTCGATGACGTCGGCGAGATACTGGTCCGCGCCGGCGAAGCCGGGCGCTTCACGACCATGCGAGGCTACTTCGGACGCCCGGAGGCCACGGCGGAAACCATCGTCGACGGCTGGGTGCATACCGGCGACATGGGCCGCTTCGACAGCGACGGCTATCTGTATATCGTCGATCGCAAGAAGGATATGGTGCTGAGCGGCGGCTTCAACATCTACACCAAAGAGGTCGAGCAGGCGCTGGCCGAACATCCCGGCGTGGCCGATGTGGCCGTGGTCGGCGTGCCGGATCCGATCTACGGCGAGGCCGTGGCCGCCTTCATCGAATTGCGCCCGGGCGCGACGCTCAGCGCGGAGGCGGTCCAGGCCCATGCGCGGGAAAGAATCGCCAGCTACAAGAAGCCCAAGCACGTCTTCTTCGTCGAGACGCTGCCGCGCAGCGGCGTCGGCAAGGTGCTGAAACGCGATTTGCGGGAGATCGCCGTGTCCAGGATGGTGCAAGCCGCATGA
- a CDS encoding Zn-ribbon domain-containing OB-fold protein, translating to MNDKIAASSSARPIPKQGVYVDTRPFWDGIAQGKLVLQYCTVAGRFQHYPKPVSSYTGRRALEWREVSGKGVIYAATVVRIPGPGVEGRIPLCVATVELDEGVRIIANILNCEPAELAVGKRVRLAVDHLAPEHPYPAFELE from the coding sequence ATGAACGACAAGATAGCGGCGAGCTCGTCCGCCCGTCCCATACCCAAACAGGGCGTCTACGTGGACACCCGGCCGTTCTGGGACGGCATCGCGCAAGGCAAGCTGGTGCTGCAATACTGCACCGTCGCCGGGCGTTTCCAGCACTATCCGAAGCCGGTCAGCAGCTATACGGGCCGGCGCGCCCTGGAATGGCGCGAGGTCTCGGGCAAGGGCGTCATCTATGCCGCCACGGTGGTACGCATCCCGGGACCGGGCGTGGAGGGACGCATCCCCTTGTGCGTCGCGACCGTGGAGCTGGACGAAGGCGTGCGCATCATCGCCAATATCCTGAATTGCGAGCCGGCCGAGCTGGCGGTGGGCAAGCGTGTCAGGCTGGCCGTGGACCACCTGGCGCCCGAGCATCCCTATCCGGCGTTCGAATTGGAATAA
- a CDS encoding thiolase family protein: MKKRDMVIAGYAETPVGFKTGRSAYDLAGEALDQLLERTGIDKGEIDGLSVTTALSEAQNPFFAVYMTEALGLTPSWLNYGGMGGCSATGGVARAMSAIRDGMCSLAVVMSADAPSTDWRSNYGAYRGEFQDPPGVQGPPASFGLLMSRYIHQYGLDPRALGKIAVTQRAHALHNPNALKKFQKPLSMEEYMDSRVIADPLRVLDSVMFCDGANAFIVTSEANARRLGLKNMVYPVAYGEVTNFNGADPLADITHTGFSKIGPEVLRKAELAPKDVRMFQPYDDFTIAVMMQFEAFGFCERGEGAAYTLRTDLSFDGDLPLNTGGGQISAGQPGLASGGLNLAEAVRQMFGEGGSRQVKDARNALVTGIGVIPYGRNWGTSSAMVLEA; encoded by the coding sequence ATGAAGAAGAGGGATATGGTGATCGCCGGCTATGCGGAAACGCCGGTCGGCTTCAAGACGGGACGCAGCGCCTACGACCTGGCCGGCGAGGCCCTGGACCAGTTGCTCGAACGTACCGGGATCGACAAGGGCGAGATCGACGGGCTGTCCGTCACCACCGCCTTGTCCGAAGCGCAGAACCCTTTTTTCGCCGTCTATATGACCGAGGCGCTGGGGCTGACGCCCAGCTGGCTCAACTACGGCGGCATGGGCGGCTGCTCCGCCACCGGCGGCGTCGCGCGCGCCATGTCGGCGATCCGCGACGGCATGTGCTCGCTGGCCGTGGTGATGTCCGCCGACGCGCCCAGCACCGACTGGCGCTCGAACTACGGCGCGTACCGGGGCGAGTTCCAGGATCCGCCGGGGGTGCAAGGGCCGCCCGCCAGCTTCGGGCTGCTGATGAGCCGCTACATCCACCAGTATGGCCTGGACCCCCGCGCGCTGGGCAAGATCGCCGTTACGCAGCGCGCGCACGCGCTGCACAATCCGAACGCGCTGAAGAAATTCCAGAAGCCGCTATCCATGGAGGAATACATGGACTCGCGGGTGATTGCCGATCCGCTGAGGGTGCTGGACAGCGTGATGTTCTGCGACGGCGCGAACGCGTTCATCGTGACCAGCGAGGCGAACGCCAGGCGGCTGGGATTGAAGAACATGGTTTATCCGGTGGCGTACGGCGAAGTCACCAACTTCAACGGCGCCGACCCGCTGGCCGACATCACCCATACGGGATTCAGCAAGATCGGGCCCGAGGTGTTACGCAAGGCGGAGCTGGCCCCGAAGGACGTGCGCATGTTCCAACCGTACGACGACTTCACCATCGCCGTCATGATGCAGTTCGAGGCCTTCGGCTTCTGCGAACGCGGGGAGGGCGCTGCCTATACCTTGCGCACCGACCTGTCCTTCGACGGCGATCTGCCCTTGAATACGGGCGGAGGCCAGATCTCCGCCGGCCAGCCGGGCCTGGCCAGCGGTGGTTTGAACCTGGCCGAGGCCGTGCGCCAGATGTTCGGCGAAGGCGGCAGCCGCCAGGTGAAGGATGCGCGCAACGCATTGGTCACCGGCATCGGCGTGATTCCCTACGGCCGCAACTGGGGCACCAGTTCGGCCATGGTCCTGGAGGCGTGA
- a CDS encoding enoyl-CoA hydratase/isomerase family protein: MSTEDIIVERVEGWLEITLNRPEKLNSLREQTAQEIMDVLNEAESARDIAAVILKGSEKAFCTGIDTSEFTIADNQYFDFYRKRRRQRKVNRLFRELPAYSKPLISAIEGYALGGGLELALVGDMVVAGANAKFGLPEIRLGLMPGGGGTQTLPRLVGPALAKELMWTGRRLSAAEAREYRLVNHVTEAGQALDKARELARTIGGNAPLSVMFTKAMIDRGMDLPLAEGMAAEGDVSFMLYFTRDRAEGLSAFREKRTPDFRGE; encoded by the coding sequence ATGAGCACCGAAGACATTATTGTTGAACGCGTCGAAGGCTGGCTGGAAATAACCCTCAACCGCCCCGAGAAGCTGAATTCCCTGCGCGAGCAGACCGCGCAGGAGATCATGGATGTCCTGAACGAAGCAGAGTCGGCGCGCGACATCGCGGCCGTCATCCTGAAGGGCAGCGAGAAGGCGTTCTGCACCGGCATCGACACCAGCGAGTTCACGATCGCCGATAACCAGTATTTCGACTTCTATCGCAAGCGGCGGCGCCAGCGCAAGGTCAACCGGCTGTTCCGCGAACTTCCCGCGTACTCCAAGCCCCTCATCAGCGCCATCGAAGGGTATGCGCTGGGCGGCGGCCTGGAACTGGCCCTGGTGGGCGATATGGTGGTGGCCGGCGCCAACGCGAAGTTCGGCCTGCCGGAGATCCGCCTGGGCCTGATGCCGGGGGGGGGCGGCACGCAGACCTTGCCGCGCCTGGTCGGTCCCGCGCTCGCCAAGGAGCTGATGTGGACGGGCAGGCGGCTGAGCGCCGCCGAGGCGCGCGAATACCGCCTGGTCAACCACGTGACCGAAGCAGGCCAGGCGCTGGACAAGGCGCGTGAGCTGGCGCGCACGATAGGCGGCAATGCGCCGCTGTCGGTGATGTTCACGAAGGCGATGATAGACCGCGGAATGGACCTGCCCCTGGCCGAAGGCATGGCGGCGGAAGGCGACGTGTCCTTCATGCTGTATTTCACGCGCGACCGCGCGGAAGGCCTGTCGGCCTTCCGCGAAAAAAGAACGCCGGATTTCCGAGGAGAGTGA
- a CDS encoding ABC transporter ATP-binding protein: MNDTRNTIIALRDVVKRFGSHTAIDHLTMEVREGETVALLGQTGAGKSTVMSLLMGTAMADAGSVQVAGVDPAQDFEALRGKLAVSFQTDRLLPWRTAQENVELGLLLLRVPKKQARQRARDWLARVKLQDACEKYPVELSGGMRQRVSLARALAVDPALVLLDESFSQLDHVTSQTLRRDFAEIVREQRKTCVFVTHRIEDALEIADRVLVLAAPARVCLELSIDAMQRRDPACMADMHRMIERAIGGDSASQQAASGRLADSVH; encoded by the coding sequence ATGAACGATACCCGGAACACGATCATCGCGCTGCGGGACGTCGTCAAGCGCTTCGGCAGCCATACGGCCATCGACCACCTGACCATGGAAGTCCGGGAAGGCGAAACGGTTGCCTTGCTGGGCCAGACCGGCGCCGGCAAGAGCACGGTCATGTCGCTATTGATGGGAACCGCCATGGCGGATGCCGGCTCCGTGCAGGTCGCCGGCGTGGATCCCGCCCAGGACTTCGAGGCCTTGCGCGGCAAGCTGGCGGTGAGCTTCCAGACGGACCGGTTGCTGCCGTGGCGCACGGCGCAGGAGAACGTCGAGCTCGGCTTGCTGCTGCTGCGCGTGCCGAAGAAACAGGCCCGGCAGCGGGCGCGGGACTGGCTGGCGCGCGTGAAGCTGCAGGACGCCTGCGAAAAATACCCCGTCGAGCTATCGGGCGGAATGCGGCAACGCGTGTCCCTGGCGCGGGCGCTGGCCGTCGATCCCGCCCTGGTCCTGCTGGATGAATCCTTCAGCCAGCTCGATCACGTGACCTCGCAGACCCTGCGCCGCGATTTCGCCGAGATCGTCAGGGAACAGCGCAAGACCTGCGTCTTCGTGACCCACCGCATCGAGGACGCCCTGGAGATCGCGGACCGCGTGCTCGTCCTGGCGGCGCCGGCCCGCGTCTGCCTGGAGTTGTCCATCGATGCCATGCAACGCCGGGATCCGGCATGCATGGCCGATATGCACCGCATGATCGAACGGGCCATCGGCGGCGACTCCGCGTCCCAGCAGGCGGCGTCCGGACGCCTGGCCGACTCCGTGCACTGA
- a CDS encoding ABC transporter permease, translating into MSQVDIPAGQSVKPVARHASMASRPAAAGPRPNRRDRRDLKALICVVVLLLVAMQVASGYVPDYVMPSPEAIAKALAGLFGTDLVHVAITLARLAAAIVFSALAGVIIGLLMGTSKRVGPYLKAVVIIDTGIPALSWMLLAVFWFKDPEARIFFILAVILLPFYALNVYEGVRALSAEWVDMLESFRPSRWQMLRFLVAPHIIPYIFLTTKSVIGYAIRMVIFAELVASAVGIGSRMSFAQSTFRIDQVMAWTFLLVMLNLVFQWLAGWAERRFLGWRKEAQVR; encoded by the coding sequence ATGAGCCAGGTCGACATTCCCGCCGGACAAAGCGTGAAACCCGTGGCCCGGCACGCTTCCATGGCCAGCCGCCCGGCCGCCGCCGGGCCCAGGCCGAACAGGCGCGACCGGCGCGACCTGAAGGCCCTGATCTGCGTCGTCGTCCTGCTATTGGTCGCGATGCAGGTCGCGAGCGGCTACGTACCCGACTATGTCATGCCGTCGCCCGAGGCCATCGCGAAGGCGCTGGCCGGACTCTTCGGAACGGACCTGGTCCACGTCGCGATCACTCTGGCGCGACTGGCGGCCGCCATCGTGTTCTCCGCCCTGGCCGGCGTCATCATCGGGTTGCTGATGGGGACGTCCAAGCGCGTCGGTCCTTATTTGAAGGCGGTGGTCATCATCGATACCGGGATACCGGCGCTGTCGTGGATGTTGCTCGCCGTGTTCTGGTTCAAGGACCCGGAGGCCCGGATATTCTTCATCCTGGCGGTCATCCTGCTGCCGTTCTATGCCTTGAATGTGTACGAAGGCGTGCGGGCGCTGTCCGCGGAATGGGTGGACATGCTGGAAAGCTTCCGTCCGTCGCGCTGGCAGATGCTGCGCTTCCTCGTGGCGCCGCACATCATCCCGTACATTTTCCTGACCACGAAGTCGGTCATCGGCTATGCGATCCGCATGGTGATCTTCGCCGAACTCGTGGCCTCGGCCGTCGGCATAGGCTCGCGCATGAGCTTTGCGCAATCCACCTTCCGCATCGACCAGGTGATGGCGTGGACCTTTCTGCTCGTGATGCTGAATCTCGTCTTCCAATGGCTGGCCGGATGGGCCGAGCGCCGCTTCCTGGGCTGGCGCAAAGAGGCACAGGTGCGCTGA
- a CDS encoding ABC transporter substrate-binding protein, which translates to MNGRALSRRALLRTASALGPATILGMGSLFSSPARAQTPLKWANLTPGFTTLLTDYISARQLAKANGLTLGKPTSYTAVSTYYNDFVAGNYDVCIGSWDTFASRYLAGVPLQYVCSVTTGNMINIVTRAEAVRKLQDLQGKTVAAPQSTGTYRMMRAIMQEIDGIDLEKVAKVQNVDNPAASVTLVMANRADAGLTWEPNVSMGLERVPDMRVLYSAGEAFRQKLHLDLPYFGVAVRKEAIARDPGLVARLNRAFQQSIEGITTHTDEAVKIAGANSGTSPEVLKTAIDSRRLEFKHTSMQTEEGRRSILVANDFLKRSGALPAIVDKEFFAS; encoded by the coding sequence ATGAACGGACGCGCACTATCGCGCCGGGCGCTGCTGCGGACCGCGTCGGCCCTTGGGCCGGCCACCATCCTCGGGATGGGGTCCTTGTTCAGCAGTCCCGCCCGCGCCCAGACGCCCCTCAAATGGGCCAACCTGACCCCAGGTTTCACCACGTTGTTGACGGACTATATCTCGGCCAGGCAACTCGCCAAGGCCAATGGCCTGACCCTGGGTAAACCCACCTCATACACCGCGGTCAGCACGTACTACAACGATTTCGTCGCCGGCAACTATGACGTCTGCATAGGCAGCTGGGACACCTTCGCATCGCGCTACCTGGCCGGCGTGCCGCTGCAATATGTGTGCTCCGTGACGACGGGCAACATGATCAATATCGTGACCCGGGCGGAAGCGGTGCGCAAGCTGCAGGACCTGCAAGGGAAAACCGTGGCCGCGCCGCAGTCAACTGGCACCTACCGGATGATGCGGGCGATCATGCAGGAGATCGACGGCATCGATCTGGAGAAAGTGGCGAAGGTACAGAACGTCGACAATCCGGCGGCGTCGGTCACCCTGGTCATGGCGAACCGCGCCGACGCGGGCCTGACCTGGGAGCCTAATGTCTCGATGGGACTCGAACGCGTGCCGGATATGCGGGTGCTCTATAGCGCCGGCGAGGCCTTCCGCCAGAAGCTGCACCTGGATCTGCCTTATTTCGGCGTGGCCGTGCGCAAGGAGGCGATCGCCCGCGATCCCGGACTGGTTGCGCGTTTGAACCGGGCATTCCAGCAAAGTATCGAGGGCATTACGACGCACACCGACGAGGCGGTCAAGATTGCCGGCGCCAACTCCGGCACGTCGCCCGAGGTGCTGAAGACCGCCATCGATTCAAGGAGGCTGGAGTTCAAGCACACCTCGATGCAGACGGAGGAGGGCAGGCGCTCCATACTCGTCGCCAATGACTTCCTCAAGCGCAGCGGCGCCTTGCCCGCCATCGTCGACAAGGAGTTCTTCGCGTCATGA
- a CDS encoding LysR family transcriptional regulator — protein sequence MAERLDLNSLRLFYEVVNAQSISRAATELGLPKSSISRKLSELERHMGTALLKKGPRKLTTTEIGARFYEHCRRVVDEVEQARSDSITLQSEMRGVLRVSIPIDFGMSWIGRALAEFVQAYPEIELEVDVNSRTVDLREEPYDLTIQLGPIKDTDLIYRRLATLTRGVYASPEYLARRGVPLAVDDLHHHDCIITAQQRLDGIWTLRNQATHRFATIHGKVVVNNISIAREMAIGHVGMCMLPNLMCGNDLRAGRLRRVLENWESPSMHATAMVLSRKGMPKKIRTFLDFFSERINIDDRALR from the coding sequence ATGGCAGAAAGGCTCGATCTCAACTCACTGCGTCTTTTCTATGAAGTGGTGAACGCGCAGAGCATTTCGCGCGCGGCCACGGAACTCGGTCTTCCCAAATCGTCGATCAGCCGCAAACTGAGCGAGCTGGAACGCCACATGGGAACGGCCCTGTTGAAGAAAGGCCCGCGCAAGCTGACGACCACGGAGATCGGCGCACGCTTCTACGAGCATTGCCGCCGGGTGGTGGACGAGGTGGAGCAGGCGCGCAGCGATTCCATCACGCTGCAAAGCGAGATGCGCGGCGTCCTGCGCGTCAGCATCCCGATCGATTTCGGGATGTCATGGATAGGCCGGGCGCTTGCCGAGTTCGTGCAGGCCTATCCGGAAATCGAACTGGAAGTGGACGTCAACAGCCGCACCGTCGACCTGCGCGAAGAGCCGTACGACCTGACCATACAGCTCGGCCCGATCAAGGACACCGACCTGATTTACCGCCGGCTGGCCACGCTGACCCGCGGCGTTTATGCGAGCCCGGAATATCTTGCACGCCGCGGCGTGCCCTTGGCCGTGGACGATCTGCACCACCACGACTGCATCATCACCGCGCAACAGCGGCTGGACGGCATCTGGACGCTGCGCAACCAGGCGACCCACCGCTTCGCCACCATACACGGGAAGGTGGTGGTCAATAATATTTCGATTGCGCGCGAGATGGCCATCGGCCATGTCGGCATGTGCATGCTGCCGAATCTGATGTGCGGCAACGACTTGCGCGCCGGCCGCTTACGGCGCGTGCTCGAAAACTGGGAAAGCCCTTCGATGCATGCCACGGCCATGGTGCTGAGCCGCAAAGGCATGCCGAAGAAGATCCGCACGTTCCTGGACTTCTTCTCCGAGCGCATCAACATCGACGATCGCGCACTGCGCTAA
- a CDS encoding GFA family protein: protein MKGTCLCGSVSLTAAEEKHIGACHCGYCRKWGGGPLLAVHCGPEVAWAGQDQISVYRSSEWAERAFCAKCGSHLYYKLLSNGHYFVPAGLFEATDFELASQVYIDKKPAYYDFANQTPTMTEQQVIEAYAPQQSDPAG, encoded by the coding sequence ATGAAAGGCACTTGCCTGTGCGGCAGCGTGAGCCTGACCGCCGCCGAAGAAAAGCACATCGGCGCTTGTCACTGCGGGTATTGCCGCAAATGGGGAGGCGGCCCCTTGCTGGCGGTCCATTGCGGCCCGGAGGTGGCGTGGGCCGGGCAGGACCAGATTTCGGTGTACCGCTCATCCGAGTGGGCCGAGCGCGCCTTCTGCGCGAAATGCGGCTCGCACCTGTACTACAAGCTCCTGTCCAACGGCCATTATTTCGTGCCGGCCGGCCTATTCGAAGCGACGGATTTCGAACTGGCCAGCCAGGTCTATATCGACAAGAAGCCCGCTTACTACGACTTCGCGAACCAGACGCCGACGATGACGGAGCAGCAGGTCATCGAGGCCTACGCACCGCAGCAATCCGACCCGGCGGGGTAA
- a CDS encoding ArsR/SmtB family transcription factor, with amino-acid sequence MEENDAVLALAALAHPQRLRAFRALVVAGPQGLVPSVLAEQLGMARNALSFHLKELAHAGLVHSEQHGRNLIYRANYDRMNGLLGYLTEHCCQGSECEITTSDACPAC; translated from the coding sequence GTGGAAGAAAACGACGCTGTGCTCGCGCTGGCCGCGCTGGCGCATCCCCAGCGCCTCAGGGCGTTCCGGGCGCTGGTGGTCGCCGGACCGCAGGGGCTGGTGCCGAGCGTGCTGGCCGAGCAGCTGGGCATGGCCCGCAATGCGCTTTCCTTCCACCTCAAAGAGCTGGCGCATGCCGGCCTGGTCCATAGCGAACAGCACGGTCGCAACCTGATCTACCGGGCGAACTACGACAGGATGAACGGCTTGCTGGGCTACCTGACCGAGCATTGCTGCCAGGGAAGCGAGTGCGAAATCACTACCTCCGACGCCTGCCCGGCGTGTTGA
- a CDS encoding arsenate reductase ArsC, whose protein sequence is MQDKVYNALFICTGNSARSILAEGLLNGLAQGRFRAYSAGSQPKGEVHALALATLEKLGMPATGYRSKSWDEFTLPDAPQLDFIFTVCDNAAGEVCPIWPGKPMTAHWGVPDPAAVAGSDEDRLKAFQDAARVLKRRIELFLSLPMDRLDAMSLHQELHGIGKA, encoded by the coding sequence ATGCAAGACAAGGTCTACAACGCCCTATTCATCTGTACCGGCAATTCGGCGCGCTCCATCCTGGCCGAGGGGCTATTGAACGGCTTGGCCCAGGGACGTTTCCGGGCGTATTCGGCGGGCAGCCAGCCCAAGGGCGAAGTGCACGCCCTGGCGCTGGCAACCCTGGAGAAGCTGGGCATGCCCGCGACCGGCTATCGGAGCAAGAGCTGGGATGAATTCACCTTGCCCGATGCGCCGCAATTGGACTTCATCTTCACGGTGTGCGACAACGCCGCCGGGGAGGTCTGCCCGATCTGGCCGGGCAAGCCGATGACGGCGCACTGGGGAGTGCCGGACCCCGCCGCCGTGGCGGGTTCCGACGAGGACAGGCTGAAGGCCTTCCAGGACGCGGCGCGGGTGCTGAAGCGCCGCATCGAGCTGTTCCTGTCGCTGCCCATGGATCGATTGGACGCCATGTCGCTGCACCAGGAATTGCACGGCATCGGCAAGGCGTAA